In one window of Agromyces badenianii DNA:
- a CDS encoding NAD(P)H-dependent glycerol-3-phosphate dehydrogenase, with product MKTRTPARKAAGKRVAVLGAGSWGTTFAKILADGGADVVIWARRPELAREIQEAKRNSDYLPGVNLPIGLRATSRLDLALAGAEQVYVSVPSQSLRDNLVTMAPHLHANATVVSLMKGVEKSTGKRMSEVIAEVLPIDPSQIAVISGPNLALEIAKEQPTAAVVSSTSLETAQSVASVARNRYFRSFVNTDVIGTEFGGVLKNLIAVAIGIVDGVGYGENTKASIITRGLVEMTDFAVAYGAHPETLAGLAGLGDLIATSQSPLSRNNTAGRLLGQGYHLNDVVNQMQQTTEGLASVGPILELARAMGVDMPIVEQVRQVLAGTLDPKDIAPHLTTDDEPQGERTNDGQAQGGSAVRRAFQRAFDQLRHGGRGASSDRP from the coding sequence TTGAAGACTAGAACTCCGGCGAGAAAGGCCGCCGGCAAGCGCGTCGCCGTGCTCGGTGCCGGCAGCTGGGGCACCACGTTCGCGAAGATCCTCGCCGATGGCGGCGCAGACGTCGTGATCTGGGCGAGGCGACCCGAACTCGCGCGCGAGATCCAGGAGGCCAAGCGCAACAGCGACTACCTCCCGGGCGTGAACCTGCCGATCGGCCTCCGCGCCACGAGTCGCCTCGACCTCGCCCTCGCCGGAGCCGAGCAGGTCTACGTCTCGGTGCCGAGTCAATCGCTTCGCGACAACCTCGTCACGATGGCGCCGCACCTCCACGCGAACGCCACCGTCGTCTCCCTCATGAAGGGCGTCGAGAAGTCCACGGGCAAGCGCATGAGCGAGGTCATCGCCGAGGTGCTGCCCATCGACCCGTCGCAGATCGCCGTGATCTCGGGGCCGAACCTCGCCCTCGAGATCGCGAAGGAGCAGCCGACGGCGGCGGTCGTCTCCTCCACGAGTCTCGAGACGGCCCAGTCCGTGGCATCCGTCGCCCGCAACCGATACTTCCGCTCGTTCGTGAACACCGACGTCATCGGCACCGAGTTCGGCGGCGTGCTGAAGAACCTCATCGCCGTGGCGATCGGCATCGTCGACGGCGTCGGCTACGGCGAGAACACGAAGGCCTCGATCATCACCCGAGGCCTCGTCGAGATGACCGATTTCGCGGTCGCGTACGGCGCCCACCCCGAGACCCTCGCCGGTCTCGCCGGACTCGGCGACCTCATCGCCACGAGCCAGTCGCCGCTCTCACGCAACAACACGGCCGGTCGGCTGCTCGGCCAGGGGTACCACCTGAACGACGTCGTCAATCAGATGCAGCAGACCACCGAGGGGCTCGCGTCGGTCGGACCGATCCTCGAACTGGCGCGAGCGATGGGCGTCGACATGCCCATCGTCGAGCAGGTGCGACAGGTGCTCGCGGGCACCCTCGACCCCAAGGACATCGCGCCCCACCTCACGACCGATGACGAGCCGCAGGGCGAAAGGACGAACGATGGACAAGCTCAGGGTGGTTCTGCTGTTCGGAGGGCGTTCCAGCGAGCATTCGATCAGCTGCGCCACGGCGGGCGGGGTGCTTCGAGCGATCGACCGTAG
- a CDS encoding tetratricopeptide repeat protein, which yields MDDSTDQVPAEPSRSRGAEQQMIDRLWDFSDPAASEERFRGAADDEENPAQLRAVMSTQLARALGIQGRVDEALAALEAVAAGIPAIDAETDAAELRARVAIERGRLAASAARPVDAVPELTRGVREAALAGSPFLVLDALHMLALNDAGHEEEWAAEGFDVLAGVRDARVLRWGVALHNNLGWTMHDAGRAEAALRHFEQAVEAADRYGTAEQRHVARWSVARCLRTLGRNEAALALQQELIAARPDDPYVQAELAALTEAEPTIEA from the coding sequence GTGGATGACTCGACCGACCAGGTGCCCGCCGAACCGTCCCGAAGCCGCGGCGCCGAACAGCAGATGATCGACCGACTCTGGGATTTCAGCGACCCAGCAGCCAGCGAGGAGCGGTTCCGGGGAGCCGCAGACGATGAGGAGAACCCCGCGCAGTTGCGCGCAGTGATGTCGACCCAGCTCGCGAGGGCGCTCGGCATCCAAGGGCGGGTCGACGAAGCGCTCGCCGCGCTCGAGGCGGTCGCCGCGGGGATTCCGGCGATCGACGCCGAGACCGATGCCGCAGAGCTGCGCGCGAGGGTGGCCATCGAGCGGGGCCGGCTCGCGGCATCCGCTGCCCGCCCGGTCGACGCGGTGCCCGAGCTCACCCGCGGGGTTCGCGAAGCGGCGCTCGCCGGCTCGCCGTTCCTCGTGCTCGATGCCCTGCACATGCTCGCGCTCAACGACGCCGGCCATGAGGAGGAGTGGGCCGCCGAGGGCTTCGACGTGCTCGCCGGGGTGCGTGACGCACGCGTCCTCCGCTGGGGGGTCGCCCTGCACAACAACCTCGGCTGGACGATGCACGACGCTGGGCGAGCCGAGGCGGCGCTGCGGCACTTCGAGCAGGCCGTCGAGGCGGCCGACCGTTACGGCACCGCCGAGCAGCGTCACGTGGCCCGGTGGTCGGTGGCCCGCTGCCTGCGCACCCTCGGCCGCAACGAGGCGGCGCTCGCACTGCAGCAGGAGCTCATCGCGGCGCGCCCCGACGACCCGTACGTGCAGGCCGAACTCGCCGCGCTGACGGAGGCGGAGCCTACGATCGAGGCATGA
- a CDS encoding D-alanine--D-alanine ligase family protein codes for MDKLRVVLLFGGRSSEHSISCATAGGVLRAIDRSRYEVIPVGITRDGAFVLESDDPDRFALDPAHLPEVVDNGSRVRWPESAASRELRVTDAAGERSLGDVDVVFPILHGRFGEDGTVQGLLELLGLPYVGNGVLASAVGMDKHFTKTVLEGAGIAVAPWVTLTRAALADDRELWERRTKALGLPVFVKPARAGSSVGVSKVADWSALDAALETAFAEDGTVIVEAAIVGREIECGVLGGAGTSVRVSVAGEVVVSGRDFYDFEAKYLDAPGIELVCPADLGDGELFELQRIARRAFEAIGGEGLARVDVFLTGEGFVVNEINTMPGFTPISMFPTCWLQSGLSYPDLIAELIDGGHARGSL; via the coding sequence ATGGACAAGCTCAGGGTGGTTCTGCTGTTCGGAGGGCGTTCCAGCGAGCATTCGATCAGCTGCGCCACGGCGGGCGGGGTGCTTCGAGCGATCGACCGTAGCCGGTACGAGGTGATTCCGGTCGGAATCACCCGCGACGGTGCGTTCGTGCTGGAGTCCGACGACCCCGATCGGTTCGCCCTCGACCCGGCACACCTGCCCGAGGTCGTCGACAATGGCAGTCGGGTGCGCTGGCCCGAGAGTGCGGCGTCGCGAGAACTGCGCGTGACGGATGCCGCGGGCGAACGATCGCTCGGCGACGTCGACGTGGTCTTCCCCATCCTGCACGGCCGATTCGGTGAAGACGGCACGGTTCAGGGGCTGCTCGAGCTGCTCGGCCTGCCGTACGTCGGCAACGGCGTGCTCGCCTCTGCGGTCGGCATGGACAAGCACTTCACGAAGACCGTGCTCGAGGGTGCGGGCATCGCGGTCGCGCCGTGGGTGACCCTGACCCGAGCTGCGCTCGCCGATGACCGTGAGTTGTGGGAGCGCCGCACGAAGGCGCTCGGCCTGCCGGTGTTCGTCAAGCCCGCTCGCGCGGGTTCCTCGGTCGGGGTCAGCAAGGTGGCCGACTGGTCGGCGCTCGACGCCGCGCTCGAGACCGCCTTCGCCGAAGACGGAACGGTGATCGTCGAGGCGGCGATCGTCGGCCGTGAGATCGAGTGCGGAGTGCTCGGCGGCGCCGGCACATCCGTGCGGGTGAGCGTCGCCGGCGAGGTCGTCGTCAGCGGGCGCGACTTCTACGACTTCGAGGCGAAGTACCTCGATGCCCCCGGCATCGAGCTCGTCTGCCCGGCCGACCTCGGCGACGGCGAACTCTTCGAGCTGCAGCGCATCGCGCGGCGGGCGTTCGAGGCGATCGGTGGCGAGGGGCTCGCCCGGGTCGACGTGTTCCTGACGGGCGAGGGCTTCGTCGTGAACGAGATCAACACGATGCCGGGCTTCACCCCGATCTCGATGTTCCCGACGTGCTGGCTGCAGTCGGGGCTCAGCTACCCCGATCTCATCGCCGAACTCATCGACGGCGGCCACGCGCGGGGCAGCCTCTAG
- a CDS encoding DUF3515 domain-containing protein produces the protein MTESPSPARRHRRSRVLLAAAVTAASVFVLAACTQIVPVDAGPEARDSACAAVVVRLPDTLARDTEAEQPKRETNAQGTGAWGTPASVVLRCGAETPGPTTDRCVSVNGVDWVIDETDAPRYLFTTYGRTPAVEVLVDNDVVSGTTVITELADAVSVIPAEGGCTTLDETFG, from the coding sequence ATGACTGAGTCACCCTCGCCCGCCCGGCGGCACCGTCGATCCCGCGTGCTCCTCGCCGCTGCCGTGACGGCCGCGTCGGTCTTCGTGCTCGCCGCGTGCACCCAGATCGTTCCGGTCGACGCCGGCCCCGAAGCCCGCGATTCCGCCTGCGCTGCCGTCGTCGTGCGCCTGCCCGACACGCTCGCGAGGGACACCGAGGCCGAGCAGCCGAAGCGCGAGACCAATGCGCAGGGCACCGGGGCGTGGGGTACGCCCGCCTCGGTCGTGCTGCGCTGCGGCGCCGAGACCCCCGGCCCGACGACCGATCGCTGCGTCAGCGTCAACGGGGTCGACTGGGTCATCGACGAGACGGATGCCCCGCGCTACCTGTTCACCACCTACGGCCGCACGCCGGCCGTCGAAGTGCTCGTCGACAACGACGTGGTCTCGGGTACGACGGTGATCACCGAGCTCGCCGACGCCGTCTCGGTCATTCCGGCCGAGGGCGGCTGCACGACGCTCGACGAGACCTTCGGCTGA
- a CDS encoding AAA family ATPase, protein MGIDEVGARAATIVQNVEAVIAGKRDAVTSALTVLLAEGHLLIEDVPGVGKTMLAKTLARSVDATVSRIQFTPDLLPSDVTGVSVFDQASRRFEFKHGPVFANIVIGDEINRASPKTQSALLECMEERQVTADGTTYRLDPPFTVIATQNPVEMEGTYPLPEAQRDRFMARISMGYPSSADELAMLSTRETSSPLDELEPVVTLDELRGMIEAVQHVFTSQPVKEYAVDLARATREDRQLRLGASPRATLQLIRAAKAHAAMHGRDFVLPDDVDALSVPVFAHRLVPTSRAIGAHDRDSGPLIDAIVRRIVGETPVPVGSARRN, encoded by the coding sequence ATGGGCATCGACGAGGTCGGCGCCCGCGCGGCGACGATCGTGCAGAACGTCGAAGCGGTCATCGCCGGCAAGCGCGACGCCGTGACGAGTGCCCTCACGGTGCTGCTCGCCGAGGGGCACCTCCTCATCGAAGACGTGCCGGGCGTCGGCAAGACGATGCTCGCCAAGACCCTCGCCCGTTCGGTCGATGCGACCGTCAGCCGCATCCAATTCACCCCCGACCTGTTGCCGAGCGACGTCACCGGCGTCTCGGTATTCGACCAGGCGAGCCGTCGTTTCGAGTTCAAGCACGGACCGGTCTTCGCGAACATCGTGATCGGCGACGAGATCAACCGTGCGAGCCCGAAGACGCAATCGGCGCTGCTCGAGTGCATGGAGGAGCGCCAGGTCACCGCCGACGGCACGACCTACCGGCTCGACCCGCCGTTCACGGTGATCGCGACGCAGAACCCCGTCGAGATGGAGGGCACCTACCCGTTGCCCGAGGCGCAGCGCGACCGGTTCATGGCCCGCATCTCGATGGGGTACCCGTCGTCGGCCGATGAGTTGGCGATGCTCTCGACCCGCGAGACGTCGAGCCCGCTCGACGAGCTCGAGCCGGTCGTCACGCTCGACGAGCTGCGCGGCATGATCGAGGCCGTGCAGCACGTGTTCACCTCGCAACCGGTCAAGGAGTACGCCGTCGATCTCGCACGGGCCACCCGTGAAGACCGGCAGTTGCGACTGGGGGCGAGTCCGCGCGCCACGCTGCAGCTCATCCGCGCAGCGAAGGCGCACGCGGCGATGCACGGCCGCGATTTCGTGCTGCCCGATGACGTCGACGCGCTCTCGGTTCCGGTGTTCGCCCACCGCCTCGTCCCGACCAGCCGTGCGATCGGGGCGCACGACCGCGACAGCGGGCCGCTCATCGACGCCATCGTGCGCCGCATCGTAGGGGAGACGCCGGTTCCGGTCGGCAGCGCGCGAAGGAACTGA
- the rsmD gene encoding 16S rRNA (guanine(966)-N(2))-methyltransferase RsmD has translation MTRIIAGFAGSLTLRVPRSGTRPTSDRVREAIFSALEARDAIEGARVLDLYAGSGALGLEAASRGATDVVLVERAKPAADVCRANADALLKAMRGHSAPHVRVVVRAVAAYLEGAPGGVDIAFIDPPYDLAESALARDLELLAPLLAPDAVVMVERSSRSPEPQWPEGIAAERRRDYGETTLWWASTAQPALPSQPE, from the coding sequence ATGACCCGCATCATCGCCGGATTCGCCGGCTCCCTCACCCTCCGTGTTCCGCGTTCCGGCACCCGGCCCACGAGCGACCGCGTACGCGAGGCGATCTTCTCCGCTCTCGAGGCGCGAGACGCGATCGAGGGCGCCCGCGTGCTCGACCTGTACGCCGGATCCGGCGCGCTCGGACTCGAAGCCGCGAGCCGCGGAGCGACCGACGTCGTGCTCGTCGAACGCGCCAAGCCGGCGGCCGACGTCTGCCGCGCCAACGCCGACGCGCTGCTGAAGGCGATGCGCGGCCATTCGGCCCCGCACGTCAGGGTCGTCGTGCGCGCCGTCGCCGCCTATCTCGAAGGCGCACCGGGCGGAGTCGACATCGCGTTCATCGACCCGCCGTACGATCTCGCCGAAAGTGCACTCGCCCGCGACCTCGAGCTGCTCGCCCCGCTGCTCGCGCCCGACGCCGTCGTGATGGTCGAGCGGAGTTCCCGCTCGCCCGAGCCGCAGTGGCCGGAGGGCATCGCCGCCGAGCGTCGACGCGACTACGGCGAGACGACCCTCTGGTGGGCGAGCACGGCTCAGCCCGCCCTGCCGTCCCAGCCGGAATAG
- the coaD gene encoding pantetheine-phosphate adenylyltransferase: MQRIAVVPGSFDPVTLGHLDVIERAAGLYDELHVVVVHNPGKSALLPIAQRVSLIERAIADAGIEGRIVVASWSMGLLVDYCTDVGATVLVKGVRSQLDVGYETPMAIVNRHLAGVETVFLLPDPANAHVSSSLVRQVSALGGDVAPYVPAVVADYLQAAMTP; encoded by the coding sequence ATGCAGCGGATCGCCGTCGTCCCCGGATCGTTCGACCCTGTCACGCTCGGTCATCTCGACGTCATCGAGCGGGCGGCGGGGCTCTACGACGAGTTGCATGTCGTCGTCGTGCACAACCCCGGCAAGTCGGCGCTGCTGCCGATCGCCCAGCGGGTCTCGCTCATCGAGCGTGCGATCGCCGATGCCGGCATCGAGGGTCGCATCGTCGTCGCGTCGTGGAGCATGGGCCTGCTCGTCGACTACTGCACCGACGTCGGCGCGACGGTGCTTGTGAAGGGGGTGCGGTCGCAGCTCGATGTCGGCTACGAGACGCCCATGGCGATCGTCAACCGCCACCTCGCAGGGGTCGAGACGGTCTTCCTCCTGCCCGACCCGGCCAACGCCCACGTGTCGAGTTCGCTCGTGCGCCAGGTCTCCGCCCTCGGCGGCGACGTCGCCCCCTACGTGCCGGCCGTCGTGGCCGATTACCTCCAGGCGGCGATGACGCCATGA
- the thiL gene encoding thiamine-phosphate kinase: MHEPQRADAAAHPRTVGDLGEDAVLGRILPRLRAGDAALLGAGDDAAVVAAPDGRFVVTTDLMVHGPDFRLAWSTPFELGWKAAATNLTDVAAMGARPTALVVAIAAPPSTDATVLEGIADGFREALAVLAPGAGVVGGDLSASTVLTIAVTAFGDLEGRPPVTRSGARVGDVVAHAGVRGDAARGLALLFDEARDAAGEPDADAADALRGRHPALIAAQLAPAPPVAAGVAAALAGATAMLDVSDGLARDARRIALASGVGIDFSAAALGPDARLALAGAEDHGLLATFPPATTLPAPFERIGRVTDAAGELFVDGAPIDAVGWDPYSGWDGRAG, from the coding sequence ATGCACGAGCCCCAGCGAGCGGATGCCGCGGCCCACCCCCGAACCGTCGGCGACCTCGGAGAAGACGCCGTGCTCGGGCGGATCCTGCCGCGGCTGCGCGCCGGCGATGCCGCGCTCCTCGGCGCCGGCGACGATGCCGCGGTCGTCGCCGCGCCCGACGGACGATTCGTCGTGACCACCGACCTCATGGTGCACGGCCCCGACTTCCGTCTCGCCTGGTCGACCCCGTTCGAGCTCGGCTGGAAGGCCGCGGCCACCAACCTCACGGATGTCGCGGCCATGGGCGCCCGGCCGACCGCCCTCGTCGTGGCGATCGCCGCCCCGCCGTCGACCGACGCGACGGTGCTCGAGGGCATTGCCGACGGCTTCCGCGAAGCGCTCGCCGTGCTCGCGCCGGGCGCCGGGGTGGTCGGCGGCGACCTCTCGGCCTCCACGGTCCTGACGATCGCGGTGACCGCCTTCGGCGACCTCGAGGGACGGCCGCCGGTGACCCGCAGCGGGGCGCGGGTGGGCGACGTCGTCGCCCACGCCGGCGTGCGCGGCGACGCCGCCCGCGGGCTCGCGCTGCTCTTCGACGAGGCGCGGGATGCCGCGGGGGAGCCCGATGCCGATGCGGCCGATGCGCTCCGCGGCCGGCATCCGGCCCTGATCGCCGCCCAGCTCGCCCCGGCGCCGCCGGTCGCAGCCGGGGTCGCCGCTGCGCTCGCCGGGGCCACGGCGATGCTCGACGTCTCCGACGGACTCGCCCGTGACGCCCGGCGCATCGCCCTGGCGAGCGGCGTCGGCATCGACTTCTCGGCCGCAGCGCTCGGCCCCGACGCGCGACTGGCGCTCGCCGGCGCCGAAGACCACGGCCTGCTCGCGACGTTTCCGCCCGCCACGACGCTGCCCGCACCCTTCGAACGCATCGGGCGGGTGACGGATGCCGCGGGCGAACTCTTCGTCGACGGCGCCCCGATCGACGCCGTCGGGTGGGACCCCTATTCCGGCTGGGACGGCAGGGCGGGCTGA
- a CDS encoding lysophospholipid acyltransferase family protein, with amino-acid sequence MPHDDSSSNPSPKARSETRRPSFFWLLAAIALPPLSVAVRYRFHHRERMPQSGAFVLAPNHYSEIDPLIIGAAVWKLGRAPRFLAKASLFKNPVLGWLLRTSGQIPVERAGSKSHAALRAAEQLVEKGRMVVVYPEGSLTRDPELWPMRGKSGAVRIALERGIPIIPAAHWGTQHLMPRYGKKIHPFPRKTIDVIVGEPVDLSAYRGKPLDQRSLLAATDLLMSAIAELLSEVRGEPAPAERWDPTAHGQKETGRIED; translated from the coding sequence GTGCCACACGACGACTCGTCCTCGAACCCCTCGCCGAAGGCTCGTTCGGAGACCCGCCGCCCCTCGTTCTTCTGGCTGTTGGCCGCGATCGCACTGCCGCCCCTGAGCGTCGCGGTCCGCTACCGGTTCCACCACCGCGAGCGGATGCCGCAGTCCGGCGCGTTCGTGCTCGCTCCCAATCACTACAGCGAGATCGACCCGCTCATCATCGGCGCAGCCGTCTGGAAGCTCGGTCGCGCGCCGCGGTTCCTCGCGAAGGCGTCGCTCTTCAAGAACCCCGTTCTCGGCTGGTTGCTGCGCACCTCGGGCCAGATCCCGGTCGAGCGGGCGGGCAGCAAGAGCCACGCGGCACTCCGCGCGGCCGAGCAGCTCGTCGAGAAGGGTCGCATGGTCGTCGTCTACCCCGAGGGTTCGCTCACCCGCGACCCCGAGCTGTGGCCGATGCGCGGCAAGAGCGGGGCCGTGCGCATCGCGCTCGAACGCGGCATCCCGATCATCCCGGCCGCGCACTGGGGCACTCAGCACCTCATGCCCCGCTACGGGAAGAAGATCCACCCCTTCCCCCGCAAGACCATCGATGTCATCGTCGGCGAACCGGTCGACCTCAGTGCCTACCGTGGCAAGCCACTCGACCAGCGGTCGCTCCTCGCGGCCACAGACCTGCTCATGAGCGCCATCGCCGAGCTGCTGTCGGAAGTGCGCGGCGAACCGGCCCCGGCCGAACGCTGGGATCCGACGGCTCACGGCCAGAAGGAGACGGGCCGCATTGAAGACTAG
- a CDS encoding ATP-dependent DNA helicase RecG, with product MTEGTGATSGSESAPGSFTLDSRLSGALGGRTAQAFERGFGHRTVGDLLAHYPRRYAMRGELTALASLPLDENITIIAEVIEVGERSMRARRGSIVEAKITDGTGVLTLTFFNQRWRAAELRPGRRGIFAGKVSDYKGQRQLAHPDYELFDDAAPIEAGDAAARRWAEAPIPIYPATGTLASWQIAKAVALVLDGLAALDDPLPTSVRQAKSLLAHREALELVHRPERDADWKGARRTLRFTEAFVLQTALLERRAELRTHTTAARHPVPGGALERFDAALPFTLTGDQRDVGAEIAGDLGEAVPMNRLVQGEVGSGKTVVALRAMLAVADSGGQSALLAPTEVLAGQHLRSIVKMLGPDLAAELIPTLLTGQLPLAERKKAMLRAAAGQSRIVVGTHALLGDTVSFADLGLVVVDEQHRFGVEQREALRLKGRNPPHVLVLTATPIPRTVAMTVFGDLDVSTIRELPAGRAGITSQVVPLAIRPSWRPRIWERLAEELALGRQAFVVCPAIEAKVVEDDGAGDTVARGAADDAAPRGDGPADSAAPVASVAAVLAELRAHPRFAETRIAPLHGRMSAEEKDATMRAFSAGELDVLVATTVIEVGVDVPNASAMVVVDADRFGVSQLHQLRGRVGRGGVPGLCLLVTSAVPGSLALQRVEAVAATLDGFELAQADLELRQEGDVLGATQSGGRSSLKLLRVARDGDLIAEARELAQGVLAEAGGLAGHPALAAAVRRRLDEETSGYLSKG from the coding sequence ATGACCGAGGGCACAGGCGCGACCAGCGGGAGCGAGAGCGCTCCGGGCTCGTTCACCCTCGATTCCCGGTTGTCCGGAGCGCTCGGCGGCCGCACGGCGCAGGCGTTCGAACGAGGATTCGGCCACCGCACCGTCGGCGACCTGCTCGCCCACTACCCGCGGCGGTACGCGATGCGCGGCGAGCTCACCGCCCTCGCCTCCCTGCCGCTCGACGAGAACATCACGATCATCGCCGAGGTCATCGAGGTGGGCGAGCGCTCGATGCGCGCTCGCCGCGGCTCGATCGTCGAGGCGAAGATCACCGACGGCACGGGTGTGCTGACCCTCACCTTCTTCAACCAGCGTTGGCGGGCGGCAGAGCTGCGCCCCGGCCGTCGCGGCATCTTCGCGGGCAAGGTGAGCGACTACAAGGGGCAACGCCAGCTCGCGCACCCCGACTACGAACTGTTCGACGACGCCGCACCGATCGAGGCCGGGGATGCCGCGGCCAGACGGTGGGCCGAGGCGCCGATCCCGATCTACCCGGCGACGGGCACCCTCGCGAGCTGGCAGATCGCGAAGGCCGTGGCGCTCGTGCTCGACGGGCTCGCAGCGCTCGACGACCCGCTGCCGACGAGCGTGCGCCAGGCGAAGTCGCTCCTCGCCCATCGCGAGGCGCTCGAACTCGTGCATCGCCCCGAGCGCGATGCCGACTGGAAGGGCGCACGGCGCACTCTCCGCTTCACCGAGGCCTTCGTGCTGCAGACGGCGCTGCTCGAGCGTCGCGCCGAACTTCGCACGCACACCACGGCCGCTCGGCACCCGGTGCCGGGCGGAGCGCTCGAACGCTTCGATGCAGCCTTGCCCTTCACCCTCACCGGAGACCAGCGCGACGTCGGCGCCGAGATCGCCGGCGACCTCGGCGAAGCCGTGCCGATGAACCGGCTCGTGCAGGGCGAGGTCGGCTCCGGCAAGACGGTCGTCGCGCTGCGGGCGATGCTCGCCGTCGCCGACTCCGGCGGGCAGTCCGCACTGCTGGCTCCGACCGAGGTGCTGGCCGGCCAGCACTTGCGATCGATCGTGAAGATGCTCGGCCCCGACCTCGCCGCAGAGCTCATCCCGACCCTCCTCACCGGGCAACTGCCCCTCGCCGAGCGCAAGAAGGCCATGCTGCGCGCCGCGGCCGGCCAATCGCGCATCGTCGTCGGCACGCACGCGCTGCTCGGCGACACGGTCTCCTTCGCCGACCTCGGGCTCGTCGTCGTCGACGAGCAGCACCGCTTCGGCGTCGAGCAGCGCGAGGCGCTGCGCCTGAAGGGCCGCAATCCGCCCCACGTGCTCGTGCTGACGGCCACGCCGATTCCGCGCACCGTCGCCATGACCGTCTTCGGCGACCTCGACGTCTCCACGATCCGCGAACTTCCGGCAGGCCGCGCGGGCATCACCTCGCAGGTCGTGCCGCTCGCCATCCGGCCCTCGTGGAGGCCGCGCATCTGGGAGCGCCTCGCCGAAGAGCTCGCCCTCGGTCGTCAGGCGTTCGTCGTGTGTCCCGCGATCGAGGCGAAGGTCGTCGAAGACGACGGTGCGGGCGACACGGTCGCCCGCGGTGCAGCAGATGACGCGGCGCCGCGCGGCGACGGGCCGGCCGATTCCGCGGCCCCCGTGGCATCCGTCGCCGCGGTGCTCGCCGAGCTGCGCGCCCACCCGCGCTTCGCCGAGACGCGCATCGCACCCCTGCACGGCCGCATGTCGGCCGAGGAGAAGGACGCCACGATGCGGGCCTTCTCGGCGGGTGAGCTCGACGTGCTCGTCGCGACGACCGTCATCGAGGTCGGCGTCGACGTGCCCAATGCGAGCGCGATGGTCGTGGTCGACGCCGACCGCTTCGGGGTCTCGCAGCTGCACCAGCTGCGCGGGCGGGTCGGTCGAGGCGGTGTACCGGGTCTCTGCCTGCTCGTGACCTCGGCCGTACCCGGCTCGCTCGCACTGCAGCGCGTCGAAGCCGTCGCGGCGACGCTCGACGGGTTCGAACTCGCGCAGGCCGACCTCGAGCTGCGGCAGGAGGGCGACGTGCTGGGCGCCACCCAGTCGGGCGGGCGTTCATCGCTGAAACTGCTCCGGGTGGCTCGCGACGGCGACCTCATCGCCGAAGCGCGAGAGCTCGCCCAGGGGGTGCTCGCCGAGGCGGGCGGCCTGGCCGGCCACCCGGCGCTCGCGGCCGCGGTGCGCAGACGGCTCGACGAGGAGACGAGCGGGTACCTGAGCAAGGGCTGA